In one Nocardia tengchongensis genomic region, the following are encoded:
- a CDS encoding phosphotransferase enzyme family protein, with protein MTDGRVYGMGLDPLVEPDWPALTSAEVDAVLGPHAAITWRSPRPLSATARVRLPDAREVILKRLPRTLRDAAALGEEHRFMDHLRGNGIPLPGVLHTLEIGEFSYEVQELGAGTDDYRGVFSWSPYRSLDDAAAAGRMLARLHLAAAGYDAPNRPPQPLQAGFTVFSAADPLAAVAQRAVERPALGTFLAGRDWRGDLERVQLPACERLHPLLADLEPLWTHNDWHGTNLLWRDGDVATVIDFGLCDRTTAVHDLATAIERCAVDWISIRAGGPAHVRFDQVRDFLRAYASVRPLTPAERRALTALLPVVHCEYELSEIDYFLGVIPGGNRENAEIAYTDYFLGHTAWWRESSAGRELLTAVTEISDLIP; from the coding sequence ATGACCGACGGCCGGGTCTACGGCATGGGGCTCGACCCACTGGTCGAACCCGACTGGCCCGCACTCACTTCCGCCGAGGTAGACGCGGTGCTGGGGCCGCACGCCGCCATCACCTGGCGCAGTCCGCGACCGCTGTCGGCAACCGCGCGGGTCCGGCTGCCCGATGCCCGCGAGGTCATCCTCAAACGCCTGCCCCGCACCCTGCGCGACGCCGCCGCGCTCGGCGAGGAACACCGATTCATGGATCACCTGCGCGGGAACGGAATTCCGTTGCCCGGCGTCCTGCACACCCTCGAAATCGGCGAATTCTCCTACGAGGTGCAGGAACTCGGGGCCGGGACCGATGATTACCGGGGCGTCTTCTCCTGGTCCCCCTACCGCTCCCTCGACGATGCCGCCGCGGCCGGGCGCATGCTGGCCCGGCTGCACCTGGCCGCCGCCGGATACGACGCACCGAACCGACCGCCCCAACCGCTCCAGGCGGGCTTCACCGTGTTCTCCGCCGCCGATCCCCTTGCGGCCGTGGCGCAACGCGCAGTCGAACGCCCCGCGCTGGGAACCTTCCTCGCCGGCCGCGATTGGCGGGGTGACCTGGAACGCGTCCAGCTGCCGGCCTGCGAGCGCCTGCACCCGCTGCTCGCCGACCTGGAACCCCTGTGGACGCACAATGATTGGCACGGCACCAACCTGTTGTGGCGTGACGGCGATGTCGCCACGGTCATCGACTTCGGCCTGTGCGACCGCACCACCGCGGTCCACGATCTCGCCACCGCGATCGAACGCTGCGCGGTGGACTGGATTTCGATCCGCGCGGGTGGTCCCGCACACGTCCGATTCGATCAGGTCCGGGATTTCCTGCGGGCCTACGCATCGGTCCGCCCGCTGACCCCGGCCGAACGCCGCGCCCTCACCGCGCTACTCCCGGTGGTGCACTGCGAATACGAACTCTCCGAGATCGACTACTTCCTGGGCGTGATCCCCGGCGGCAATCGAGAGAATGCCGAAATCGCCTATACCGATTACTTCCTCGGCCATACCGCTTGGTGGCGGGAATCATCGGCGGGGCGGGAACTGCTCACCGCCGTCACCGAAATATCCGACTTGATTCCGTGA
- a CDS encoding lysoplasmalogenase, producing the protein MARPFRAAFVGAAAVTVYGAVTGREKLQWVAKPLLMPLLAADVAVNGKRLHPTDRTVLLGSLAAATVGDVLLIDPDDDRRLIAGASSFAVMQTGYSWLWWRHGARPRPAIAGQRLAAWLGAATLMRFKAPTVAVPLTVYGATLGTAATLASDPELARDAKNIAGVNVPNVDPRSRLGLGALLFTMSDGLIVLRRIFARGEKSRRITEGVILGTYAAAQYLLADPRAHR; encoded by the coding sequence ATGGCCCGCCCGTTCCGTGCCGCCTTCGTCGGTGCGGCGGCGGTCACCGTCTACGGTGCGGTCACCGGTCGCGAGAAACTGCAGTGGGTGGCGAAGCCCCTGCTGATGCCGCTGCTGGCCGCCGATGTGGCGGTAAACGGCAAGCGGCTGCATCCCACCGATCGCACCGTGCTGCTCGGTTCGCTGGCCGCCGCCACCGTGGGTGACGTGCTGCTCATCGACCCCGACGACGATCGCCGATTGATCGCGGGCGCTTCGTCTTTCGCGGTCATGCAGACCGGATACTCGTGGCTGTGGTGGCGGCACGGCGCGCGGCCCCGGCCCGCCATCGCGGGCCAGCGGCTGGCGGCCTGGCTGGGTGCGGCGACGCTGATGCGGTTCAAGGCCCCGACCGTGGCGGTGCCGCTCACCGTGTACGGCGCGACGCTGGGCACCGCGGCCACGCTGGCCTCGGATCCGGAACTGGCGCGCGACGCGAAGAACATTGCGGGCGTGAACGTTCCGAACGTGGATCCGCGCAGCCGGCTGGGCCTGGGCGCACTGCTGTTCACCATGTCGGACGGATTGATCGTGCTGCGCCGCATTTTCGCGCGTGGTGAGAAGTCCCGCCGAATCACCGAGGGTGTCATTCTCGGCACTTATGCGGCCGCGCAATATCTGCTGGCGGATCCGCGCGCGCATCGGTAG